The genomic DNA ATGCTCTCGAGCTTGCTGCTGGTTCTGTTGACGCAGGCCATTGCCTGCACCCCTGGCGAAACGTCGCTGGTGTGTAGCTGCAAGGCGGGCATGGTGAGTGCCTGCGTGACGCTCGCGGCGGATGACACGCGCAAGGCCGCCCAGGTGTTGGACCAGGTGCAAGAGGCCCTGGAGCAAGCCTCGTTGATGGCGGGCGAGGGAGACGAGAACAAGACGAAGCAACTCCAGGTGGTAGCGGAGTCCCTGTCCCAGTCACTCGGCTCCTCCGAGCCGCCACAATGCAAGGGTCAGGAGCACCACCTCATCTCCCGGCCTATCGCCAAGAGGCTTTCAACGCACCCCACGCTCAAGGGACTCTACACCCCCCGGGATCCGCGCTTCGTGACCCGGGCCAGGGACGAGCAGGCACACTGCGGCTATCAGCATTGGCACCGTAACGTGGACAAGGAAGTCATCGAGTGGCTCGATGACACCCCTGGAGCAACACCCAAGGATTTCATGGACAAGCTGCGCGACATCTATAGTCGCCCCGAGATGAAGGCGAGGTTCCCCGATGGAATTTGAGGCCCCCACCTCTCCGCGCTTCTTCGTCCTGGAAGAAGGCATCCTCCGATCCCGTTATGATGTGGACGTTGACACCGTAGATCCCGTCAACCACGGAGATGCGCCTCGCTGCCCACGCTGCGGGGCGTTCGTCGGATTGTTGAAGTGGCTTCCTCCCTATCGGGTCGAACTGGAGTTGCACGGGAAAGAACTCGGGGATTTCATCAAAAACTCAGCATATGAGTTGCTCATCTCCGAGCGGCTCGCGGAGGCCTTCCGCGCGGAGGGACTCACCGGACTGGAGGGCTTCCACCCCGTGGAGGTACTTCGGGTGCGCTGCATGAGGAAGAGACCTCGCCAGCCCATCTCCGTGCCCCGCTACTCCGTCGTCTCGACTTGTTACGGCCGAGCGGCGGTAGACACGATGCTCACCCGCGTGCGCACCACCCGGCCCATCACTTGCCTGGAATGCCGCTCGACGACGATCAACGCCATTCACGGCATCGTCCTGGAACCGGGCACCTGGCAGGGCGAGGACATCTTCCGCCCCCGGGGTCTGCCGGGCACCCTCGTCGTCTCCGAGCGATTCAAGGACTTCGTCGAGCGGCACGGATTCACGAATATGCGGCTCACTCCCGCCGAGCAGTACGTGAAGGATCCCTCCAACCTCGGACCCGCTCCCCTACCGACAGCGTGAGCCATGCCTCCCGACAGGACTCAAGCGACGGGGAGCAGGACGATCATCAGCACGTCCCACAGCGCGTGGCTCACCCAGGGCGCCACGAGGCCCTTGCGCCACTCGGCGAGCAGGCCCCACGCGAGCGACGTGGGAAACGCCGCCAGGGCCAACAGGGGCTGCTGGAAGAACAGCAGCACGAGGCTCGACAGGCCCGCGGACACCAGCACGGCCATCCGGCTCCCCAGCTTCGGCCGCAGCGCTCCCTGCACCACGCCCCGCCAGAACAACTCCTCGGCCGGGGCGAGCACCAGCGCCAACGACACCGCCGCCACCCATCCTCCCCGTCCGAAGTTCGCGTAGACCTCCGTCAACGGCGTGCACAGCACCCGCGAGAACCCCCCGCACAACGCCCACAACACCCCGCGCGAGCCCACGTACAGCACGCCCGCGAACGTCACGCCCCACAGCGCGTCCTCGCCCCGGGGCGTGAGCAACGCCCGACGCTCCCTCCCGAGCGCCAGCAGCGACAACACCGCCCACCCGCCGCAATAGAGCGAGGCCCACGCATAGAAGTTCGGTGGGTTCCAGCGCACCAACGCCGTCCACCCCAACACCGCCAGCCCCGAGGCCACCAGCCAGCCCACACGCACCTCGTCCATCGTTCCCGAATCCCTCATGGCAGCGGCCACTCGAAATCACGCAGCAGCGCCTCGGCCGCGCGCCGGCCCGAGACCATGGCGCCCTCGATGGAGCCGTTCTCCCGGTAGTCGCCGCACGCGTACAACCCGGGAGAAATCCGCACCCGCCGATGCGGCTCCTCGAAAGCCTCGGGGGATTGCACCGGCAACGCGCGGGGAATCAGGTACGTGCGCAAGAGTCTCCATCCCGCCACGTCCGCGCCGAACCACTCCGTGAGCTGCTCGCGCACGCGCGCCTCCAAGGCCTCCGTGTCCTCCGCCAGCTCCAGCACCGACACCGACACCAGCGCCTGGCCCGCGGGGGCATACCCGGGGGACACCTCGCTCATCACCGCGAGGTTGTTCACCGGCCCCCGCCCCTCGCCATTGAGCACCAGGTAGGGGCCGCGCACGGGAGGCGCGGGCGCGGCGAAGTACAGACACGTCACGCCCGTCGTCCGCCGGGGCGGCAGGCCCGGCAGCAGCTCCTCCGCCGAGGGCCCGTCCGTCGCCACCACCACCGCGTCACACTCCTCCCGCGCGCCCGACAGGAGCCGCACCCGGTGACCGAAGACCTCCTCCACCGGCGTGTCCAGCCGCAGCGAGCCCTCGGGCAGCTTCGCGGCGAGCTGCTCGGACAGCGCGCCCATGCCCCGCGCGGGCACCGCCGTGGCTCCCGCGGAGAACATCCTGAAGACGAACTCCAGCATCCGGCTGGAGGTACGCAGCTCCTTCTCCAGGAAGATGCCCCCGAGGAAGGGCTGGAAGAAGGCCTCCACCATGGCGTCGGAGAAGCCCATGTCGCGCAGATACTCGCGGGACGTTTTCTGCGGACGCAGGAACACGTCCTCCAGCTCCCCCGCCCGCGCCTGCGTCCACAGGTCGAGCACATTGAGCTTGTCCGAGAACGAGCCCACGGGGTTGAAGGAGGCCAGGAGGGCGTCCAGCGGCCGGCGGAACGGGTCCGCCACCCGGTGCAATCCACCCCTCCGCCAGACCAGTGCCCCGGGAAAGAACGGCTTCAGGGCGAGCGCGGGGTAGTCCAACCACCGGGGAGGCTCCGGGTAGGCGGTGAGCAGCACCTGGAAGCCCCGGTCAAGCAGGAAGCCGTCCACCGCATCCGTGCGCACCCGGCCTCCCACTCCGTCGCGCGCTTCCAGCACCCGCACCTTCACCTTGGCTCGGTGCAACATCCGAGCGCACGTCAGCCCCGCCAGTCCCGCCCCCACCACGATGACGTCCGGCTTCGCCACGACCCACTCCTCCATGAAAACCCGAATCTCCGTCCTAGCTTGATTCCCCGGAACGGCCCCGTCAGACTCAGGGGGGAATATAGGAGGAACCGGACACCTTGTGCCTTTGAGGAGTCCTGTGCGCTTCGAGTTCGAGTGGAGAATCGAGAACCATGTTGAGTGTCACCGGTGGTGACGTGGCGCGGCGGGAATAGCGCCATGACCCTCAAGGAAGCATTGAACCGGGTGGTGAGCCGACACGACCTGACCCGCGAGGAGATGGCGGCCGTCATGGGGCAGATGCTCGCGGGCGAGGCCACCCATGCCCAGGTGGGCGGCTTCGCGGTCGCGTTGCGCATGAAGGGCGAGACGGAGGACGAGCTCCTTGGGGCCGCCGAGGCCATGCGGGCGTGCGCCACGCGCATCTACCCCAAGGCCGACGTGGTGCTCGACACGTGCGGCACGGGCGGAGACGGCGCGCACACCTTCAACATCTCCACGGCCGTGGCCCTCGTGGCCGCGGGGGCGGGGGTGACGGTGGCCAAGCACGGCAACCGGGCGGTGTCCTCACGCTGTGGCAGCTCCGACGTGCTCGCGGCCCTGGGCGTGTCCATGGACCGCTCGCACGAGCATGTGACGCACGACATCGACACGCACGGAGTGGGCTTCCTCTTCGCGCCCTCGCACCACAGCGCCCTGCGCAACGTGGCGCCCGCGCGCCGGGAAATCGGCCTGTACACGATGTTCAACCTGCTGGGCCCCATGACGAACCCGGCGGGCGCGCGCTTCCAGTTGCTCGGCACCTTCGCGGGTGAGCGGCTGGAGCAGACGGCGCGCGTGCTGCGGCGGCTGGGCAGCCAGCGCGCCTGGGTGGTGCATGGCTGGGACGGGCTGGACGAGCTGTCCCCCTGCACGTCCTCCGACGTGGCGGAGCTGCGCGAGGACGGCTCGGTGCGCACCTTCACGCTCACTCCGGAGGACGCGGGGCTCGAGCGGGTGAAGCCCGAATCCATCGTCGGCGGAGACGCGGAGGACAACGCCCGGCGCTTCAAGTCGCTGCTGGAGGGCGAGCGCTCCGGCGTCCGCACGGCCGTGGTACTCAACACCGCGGCGGCCCTGGTGGTGGTGGGCAAGGCGGCGGACCTCAAGGAAGGCGCGATGCGGGCAGCGGAATCAATCGACTCGGGCGCGGCGGCCTCCAAGCTGGCGGCGCTCGTGAGTGGGGTCTTCCCATGAGCGCGCCCGCCGAGGACAAGCTCGCGGCCATCTTCACGCGCAAGCGTCAGGAGCTCGCGGCGCGCGGACCCCGCGTGGCCGGGCAGCCCCGCCCACCGCCGAGGGACTTCACCGCGGCCCTCACCCGGCCCCGTCCGGGCCAACCCATCAACGTCATCGCCGAGGTGAAGCGCCGCAGCCCCTCGGGCGGTGACTTCCCCCACACGGACCTGGTGGCGGTGGCACGGGCCTACGAGGCCGCGGGTGCCAGCGCCCTGAGCGTGCTCACCGACGACGTGGACTTCGGCGGGAGCCTCGAGGACCTGCTCCAGGTGCGCGCGGCCACGAGCCTGCCGGTGCTGCGCAAGGACTTCCTGGTGGCGGCCCGGGAAGTGGAGGAGAGCGCGGCCCTGGGCGCGGACGCGGTGCTGCTCATCGCGGACGCGCTGGAGGATGGCGAGCTCGCGGAGATGGTGGCGGCGGCCCGCGAGAGCCGGGTGGCGGCGCTCGTCGAGGCCCACACCCAGGCGCATGCCGAGCGGGCCCTGAAGGCGGGCGCGGAGCTGGTGGGGCTCAACAACCGGAACCTCGCCACGCTGCGCACGGACACCACCACCGCCCTGCGGGTGATTCCGCTCCTGCGCGGCCAGGCCAGGGCCTTCGTGGCGGAGAGCGGCCTCAAGACGCGCGCGGACTTCGCGGCGGCCCGGGCGGCCGGCGCCGACGCGGTGCTCGTGGGCGAGTCCCTGCTGCGCGACGCCGACCCGGGCCAGGCACTCGCGCGGCTGCTCGCGCCCGAGGGCGCGCCGTGAGCGTCCGGGTGAAGATCTGCGGCGTCACCCGCGTGGAGGACGCGCGGATGGCGTGGGCGGCGGGCGCGGACGCGCTGGGGCTGAATTTCTACGCGCGCTCGCCCCGGTACGTGATGCCCGAACAGGCGGCGGCCCTGGCCCGCACGCGGCCCGGACTGGGCGCGGTGGTGGGCGTCTTCGTCAACGAGTCACCCGAGGTCATCCGGGCGCGGGTGCGCGACTGCGGGCTGACGGCGGTGCAGTTGCACGGAGACGAGCCTCCCGAGGCCTGCGCGGGCTATGGTGTGCCGGTCATCAAGGCCCTGCGGGTGCGCACCGCCGAGGACGTGGAGCGGGCCCGGACGTACGTGGGCGCGGGCGACGTGACGACGCTGCTGCTGGACGGAGCGGCGCCGGGGTATGGCGGCGGTGGCGTGGGATTCGACTGGTCGCTCGTGGCGCGGCTGGCGGACGTGGGCACACCGGTGCTGGTGGCCGGTGGGCTGCACCCCGGCAACGTGCTCGAGGCCGTACGGGCCACCCGGCCCTACGGTGTGGATGTGGCGAGCGGGGTGGAGTCGAGCCCCGGCATCAAGGACGCGGACGCGGTGCGGGCCTTCCTCCGCGCCGCGAAGACCCTGTTTTCGGAGTGAGAGACCCCATGGACACGCAAACCGCCCCGGGCCGCTTCGGCCGTTATGGCGGCCGTTATGTGCCGGAGACGCTGGTGCCGGCGCTGCAGGAGTTGGAACTCGCCTACGCCGAGGCCCGCAAGGACCCCGCTTTCGACGAGCAGGTGGCGCAGGTGCTGCGCGAGTACGTCGGGCGCGAGACGCCGCTGACGCCCGCGCGCCGCCTCACCGCGCTGTGGGGAGGCGCCGAGGTGTGGCTCAAGCGCGAGGACCTGGCGCACACGGGTGCCCATAAAATCAACAACACCATCGGCCAGGTGCTGCTCGCCCGGCGGATGGGCAAGAAGCGCATCATCGCGGAGACGGGCGCGGGCCAGCACGGCGTGGCCACCGCCACCGCGTGCGCCCTGTTCGGCATCCCCTGCGAGGTGTACATGGGCGCGCTGGACGTGGAGCGCCAGGCGCTCAACGTCTTTCGCATGAAGGCCCTGGGCGCCACGGTGCACGCGGTGGAGTCCGGCTCGCGCACGCTCAAGGACGCGATGAACGAGGCCATGCGCGTCTGGGTGGCCCAGGTGGAGGACACCTACTACGTCATCGGCAGCGCGGCCGGCCCCCACCCCTACCCCACCATCGTCCGCGACTTCCAATCCATCATCGGCAAGGAGGTGCGCACCCAGTCGATCGTCTCCTTCGGCCGGCTGCCGGACGCCATCATCGCGTGCATCGGCGGCGGCTCGAACGCCATCGGCATCCTCCACCCCTTCATTGGCGACACGGGCGTGCGGCTGGTGGGCGTGGAGGCCGGTGGCCATGGACTCGACTCGGGTCAGCACGGCGCGTCCCTGACGCTCGGCACCGAGGGCGTGCTGCACGGCTCGCGCTCGCTCGTGCTCCAGGACGAGCACGGGCAGATCATCGAGGCGCACTCCATCTCCGCGGGCCTGGACTACCCGGGCGTCGGGCCGGAGCTGGCGCACCTGGCGAAGCAGGGCCGCCTGGAGGTGCGCACCGCCACGGACGACGAGGCGCTCGCGGCCTTCTACCAGGTGAGCCGCACCGAGGGGATTCTGCCCGCCCTGGAGTCCTCGCACGCCTTCGCGCGCGCCGCGGACCTGGCGCGGGAGCTGGGCAAGGGCAAGCACCTGGTCATCAATTGTTCGGGCCGGGGTGACAAGGACGTGGCCACCATCGCGGCGCGCGGCATGCCCGCCGCCATCCGTCTGGAGGGAGCATGAGCGGGGAAATCGCGGACGCGTTCAGCCGGGCCAAGGCCCGCGGCGAGGGCGTCCTGGTGGCGTACGCCATGGCGGGAGATCCGGACCTGGCGCGCTCGGTGGACGTGTTCGCCGCGTGCGTGGAGGGAGGCGCGGACATCCTGGAGATTGGCGTCGCGTTCAGCGATCCCATCGCCGACGGGCCCGTCATCCAGGCCGCGTCCGAACGGGCACTCAAGGCGGGCTCCACGCTGAGGCGGGTGCTCGACGAGGTGGTGCCCGCGGTGCGCGAGCGCTGCCCCCACACGCCGCTCGTGGTGATGACGTACGTCAACGTGGTGATGGCCCTGGGCGAGGAGCGCTACGCGAAGCTCGCCCGGGAGCGCGGCATCTCCGGCACCATCCTGCCGGACCTGCCTCCCGAGGAAAGCCTCTCCATCCGCGCCGCCTTCGACCGGGAGGGGTTGGAGCTCATCCCCCTGTGCGCGCCCACCACGTCCCCCAAGCGCGCGGAGGGAATCGCCCGGGACGCGCGCGGCTTCGTCTACTGCGTGTCGGTGGCGGGCGTGACGGGCATGCGCTCGCAATTGCCCGCCAACCTCTCCGAGCGCCTGGGGTTGGTGCGCAACGTCTCGCCCGTACCGGTGGTGGCGGGCTTCGGCATCTCCTCGGCCGAGCAGGCCCGGGTGGTGGGCGCCCATGCGGATGGTGTCGTGGTGGGCAGCGCCATCGTCCGCGCCGCCCAGGCCGATGGACCGGATGCCGCCCGTCAGGTCTGCGCCGACATCAAGCAGGGCCTGCGGCGCTGATTGACTGGGGAGCGGCCCCCCGCTTCCCGTCCTCAAGGAGTGGGGGATGAGGGCTCGGGCATGGGCGGGCCCGGAACAACCCCGGGCGGAGGTGCCAAGGGAGTCGAGTCGTCAACCGCGGGCGGAGGCGCGGCTTCCGGCGCTGGCATCGGCTCGGATGGAGCAACCTCCGGAACAGTCGGAGGAGAAGCCTCCGCCGCCTCGGGTGGCGCCTCGGCCACGACTTCTCCCTGCTCGGTCACCGCGTACTCGTACCACCAGTCGAGCACACGGCTGCGAGGACCTCCGCACCGATCGAACCGTTGGTGCAGAACCACGTAATACAAATCCGACCCCGCCTGCTTGAAGACCGCGACATCCAAGCCTTGCTGAGGGCTGGAACAGCCGCGAAACAATCGCTCACTTTCATTGTGAGCAACCATCTCGCGCACGGCTGCACCAGCGGCGATCACAGCTCCCGCTTCCATGGGAGCACCCACCAGCGAGGCCGTGGTGTCATCAGGCCACACCACCTGCCTCTCGGGTGTGGGTCGCCATAGGGTACAGCCCCCACTCGCCACTGCGAGCACCAGGAGTCCCCATACGCGTTGGCGGCGACGCCGACGGGCGCCTTCATCGTCGAAGCGACGAGCGAGCAGTTCCACATTATCCATCGTATGTCTCCGCGACCGGGCAGCCCCAACGAGGCAGGGAATCATGGCCCTCCCTGCCATGACGACTATTCACGCAGCAACCGCAGTGGCTCAGGAGTGCATTGCGGCTTCTTGCTGATACTGACAGGTCCTCTTGGAGCACAACTCCCAAGCGTGACCCAGTTGTCTCTCGCCTCACTCCATTGCTGAACCTCGCCCGTGGGGAAGTAGCGAAGGAAGACGCGTGTACCATCTGGACGCTCCGCGACCACCGCGGAGGCCATCTCGATGGCGATGCCCTTGTAACGCGCTGGATGTGGATTTCCCGGAATCAAACGCACTTCAGCCATAGCCACGTAGGAGTTCAGTCCATCCGTTGGCCATGTCCCGAGGTCAATCGCCGAAGGGGAACTTCCGCAGGGATGATTATGGATGAAGCCCACGACCCATACCTGGGACGTGGGGAAGTCCGCATCATCAACAACGGTATAGGCTCACACTTCTGATGGCTTCCAGTGACGGGCTCGGTCACTCGCCAGGAAAGGGAATCCTCGGTTCCAGCCGGAATAGACGTATCCCCCGTGGGCATCTCGACAGCGGGCACCTCCGGCCAGGGACCCTTCGCGGCGTCCATCCCCCAAGAGCCCAGGTGCTGCGAAGAGGAGGCCGCACAACCCAGAACGAGCGTGAACAGCACAACCCTCCAGTGGGCCCGAGGCATCACATTCGCGACCCGCATGTGCACTCCAGAATGAACGCTCAAGGCCCACTCCACTGTATCCTCTACGTTCCGAGTGGGCAACGCACGCACTTGGGCCGTGAGAAGCGAGCCCTCGATGGCGAGCGGTCCGGATATGCTGATGCGAAGTGATTGATCCAAGGAGCGCACGTCCATGAGGTTGTTCGGGATCCCGTTCTCACCCTGGACCGAGAAGGCCCGCTGGGCGCTCGACCACCACCGGCTCGATTACACCTTCCAGGAGCACGGACCCGTCCTCGGGGAGTTGCGGCTCCGAGCACTCATGCGCCAGCCGACCGGACGCGTGACCGTGCCAGTGCTGGAAGCGGACCGCTGGTACAAGGACTCGTTCGAGATCGCCCGGCACGCGGATGGGCTCGGCGGCGGCCCCCGGTTGTTCCCCCAGGCACATCTCGACGAGATCGCCGCCTGGAACACACGGAGCGAGGTGGCGCTCGCGGCCGGTCGCGCCATGTTCCTGCTGGGCTCCATGGACCAGCCGCGGTTCCTCGATACGGTTCTTCCCCCCGGCGTCCCCGCTGGAATTCGGCCGCTTCTCAGGCCCCTGGTCCGCCGGGGCATGGAATCCCTCATCCACAAGTACAAGATGCGGGAGGACGCCGGACGGCATGAGGACGTGCTCACCTCGGCGCTGGATGCGCTGGCCGCGGCCGTGTCTCCGGAGCGGCCCTACCTGCTCGGAGCGTTCTCGTACGCGGACATCGCCATGGCCGTGACGCTCCAGGGCGTGAGTCCCGTGGACGAGGCCTTCATGTCCGCGGGGCTCGGTGGGC from Melittangium boletus DSM 14713 includes the following:
- a CDS encoding Wall-associated protein precursor — protein: MLSSLLLVLLTQAIACTPGETSLVCSCKAGMVSACVTLAADDTRKAAQVLDQVQEALEQASLMAGEGDENKTKQLQVVAESLSQSLGSSEPPQCKGQEHHLISRPIAKRLSTHPTLKGLYTPRDPRFVTRARDEQAHCGYQHWHRNVDKEVIEWLDDTPGATPKDFMDKLRDIYSRPEMKARFPDGI
- a CDS encoding CPBP family intramembrane glutamic endopeptidase — encoded protein: MDEVRVGWLVASGLAVLGWTALVRWNPPNFYAWASLYCGGWAVLSLLALGRERRALLTPRGEDALWGVTFAGVLYVGSRGVLWALCGGFSRVLCTPLTEVYANFGRGGWVAAVSLALVLAPAEELFWRGVVQGALRPKLGSRMAVLVSAGLSSLVLLFFQQPLLALAAFPTSLAWGLLAEWRKGLVAPWVSHALWDVLMIVLLPVA
- a CDS encoding NAD(P)/FAD-dependent oxidoreductase; translated protein: MEEWVVAKPDVIVVGAGLAGLTCARMLHRAKVKVRVLEARDGVGGRVRTDAVDGFLLDRGFQVLLTAYPEPPRWLDYPALALKPFFPGALVWRRGGLHRVADPFRRPLDALLASFNPVGSFSDKLNVLDLWTQARAGELEDVFLRPQKTSREYLRDMGFSDAMVEAFFQPFLGGIFLEKELRTSSRMLEFVFRMFSAGATAVPARGMGALSEQLAAKLPEGSLRLDTPVEEVFGHRVRLLSGAREECDAVVVATDGPSAEELLPGLPPRRTTGVTCLYFAAPAPPVRGPYLVLNGEGRGPVNNLAVMSEVSPGYAPAGQALVSVSVLELAEDTEALEARVREQLTEWFGADVAGWRLLRTYLIPRALPVQSPEAFEEPHRRVRISPGLYACGDYRENGSIEGAMVSGRRAAEALLRDFEWPLP
- the trpD gene encoding anthranilate phosphoribosyltransferase, encoding MTLKEALNRVVSRHDLTREEMAAVMGQMLAGEATHAQVGGFAVALRMKGETEDELLGAAEAMRACATRIYPKADVVLDTCGTGGDGAHTFNISTAVALVAAGAGVTVAKHGNRAVSSRCGSSDVLAALGVSMDRSHEHVTHDIDTHGVGFLFAPSHHSALRNVAPARREIGLYTMFNLLGPMTNPAGARFQLLGTFAGERLEQTARVLRRLGSQRAWVVHGWDGLDELSPCTSSDVAELREDGSVRTFTLTPEDAGLERVKPESIVGGDAEDNARRFKSLLEGERSGVRTAVVLNTAAALVVVGKAADLKEGAMRAAESIDSGAAASKLAALVSGVFP
- a CDS encoding indole-3-glycerol phosphate synthase TrpC yields the protein MSAPAEDKLAAIFTRKRQELAARGPRVAGQPRPPPRDFTAALTRPRPGQPINVIAEVKRRSPSGGDFPHTDLVAVARAYEAAGASALSVLTDDVDFGGSLEDLLQVRAATSLPVLRKDFLVAAREVEESAALGADAVLLIADALEDGELAEMVAAARESRVAALVEAHTQAHAERALKAGAELVGLNNRNLATLRTDTTTALRVIPLLRGQARAFVAESGLKTRADFAAARAAGADAVLVGESLLRDADPGQALARLLAPEGAP
- a CDS encoding phosphoribosylanthranilate isomerase, translating into MSVRVKICGVTRVEDARMAWAAGADALGLNFYARSPRYVMPEQAAALARTRPGLGAVVGVFVNESPEVIRARVRDCGLTAVQLHGDEPPEACAGYGVPVIKALRVRTAEDVERARTYVGAGDVTTLLLDGAAPGYGGGGVGFDWSLVARLADVGTPVLVAGGLHPGNVLEAVRATRPYGVDVASGVESSPGIKDADAVRAFLRAAKTLFSE
- the trpB gene encoding tryptophan synthase subunit beta; the protein is MDTQTAPGRFGRYGGRYVPETLVPALQELELAYAEARKDPAFDEQVAQVLREYVGRETPLTPARRLTALWGGAEVWLKREDLAHTGAHKINNTIGQVLLARRMGKKRIIAETGAGQHGVATATACALFGIPCEVYMGALDVERQALNVFRMKALGATVHAVESGSRTLKDAMNEAMRVWVAQVEDTYYVIGSAAGPHPYPTIVRDFQSIIGKEVRTQSIVSFGRLPDAIIACIGGGSNAIGILHPFIGDTGVRLVGVEAGGHGLDSGQHGASLTLGTEGVLHGSRSLVLQDEHGQIIEAHSISAGLDYPGVGPELAHLAKQGRLEVRTATDDEALAAFYQVSRTEGILPALESSHAFARAADLARELGKGKHLVINCSGRGDKDVATIAARGMPAAIRLEGA
- the trpA gene encoding tryptophan synthase subunit alpha, translated to MSGEIADAFSRAKARGEGVLVAYAMAGDPDLARSVDVFAACVEGGADILEIGVAFSDPIADGPVIQAASERALKAGSTLRRVLDEVVPAVRERCPHTPLVVMTYVNVVMALGEERYAKLARERGISGTILPDLPPEESLSIRAAFDREGLELIPLCAPTTSPKRAEGIARDARGFVYCVSVAGVTGMRSQLPANLSERLGLVRNVSPVPVVAGFGISSAEQARVVGAHADGVVVGSAIVRAAQADGPDAARQVCADIKQGLRR
- a CDS encoding glutathione S-transferase family protein, translated to MRLFGIPFSPWTEKARWALDHHRLDYTFQEHGPVLGELRLRALMRQPTGRVTVPVLEADRWYKDSFEIARHADGLGGGPRLFPQAHLDEIAAWNTRSEVALAAGRAMFLLGSMDQPRFLDTVLPPGVPAGIRPLLRPLVRRGMESLIHKYKMREDAGRHEDVLTSALDALAAAVSPERPYLLGAFSYADIAMAVTLQGVSPVDEAFMSAGLGGREAWSQPRLAERYAGLLQWRDALYAKHRRPATA